From the genome of Vibrio gangliei, one region includes:
- a CDS encoding GNAT family N-acetyltransferase produces the protein MKVQIQAAQAQDLEQLDEFMFLLHQEHHEACPELFKTAEEIEQEKSIARYLQSPDCLVYIAKDLDSGKFIGFVTGHFGELISTVSKPVPMGSIDELYVLPECRHLGVANRLLKKIEQTLVDYGVQQLFVEVWDFNQTAKSLYNKLGYNTHIHWLRKSVI, from the coding sequence ATGAAGGTTCAAATACAGGCAGCTCAAGCGCAAGATCTGGAACAATTGGATGAGTTCATGTTTTTGTTGCATCAAGAGCACCATGAGGCTTGCCCGGAACTATTTAAAACAGCAGAAGAAATTGAACAAGAGAAGAGCATTGCTCGCTATCTGCAGTCTCCCGATTGTTTGGTTTATATTGCAAAAGACTTGGATTCAGGAAAATTCATTGGGTTTGTCACTGGTCATTTTGGCGAGCTTATTTCGACTGTCAGCAAACCTGTACCAATGGGGAGTATTGATGAGCTCTATGTTTTACCTGAATGTCGTCATTTAGGTGTCGCAAATCGTCTGTTAAAAAAAATAGAACAAACCTTGGTTGATTACGGTGTTCAGCAATTATTTGTCGAAGTGTGGGACTTCAATCAAACGGCGAAATCATTATATAACAAACTCGGTTATAACACTCATATTCACTGGCTAAGAAAGTCGGTGATTTAG
- a CDS encoding amino acid ABC transporter ATP-binding protein encodes MTQQQDYMIQIEDMNKWYGEFHVLKNINLKVKKGEKIVICGPSGSGKSTMIRCINHLEEHQKGRINVAGTELTEDLKNIESIRKQVGMCFQHFNLFPHLTVLENCTLAPIWVKKMPQAEAEKIAMKYLERVKIPDQADKYPGQLSGGQQQRVAIARSLCMNPQVMLFDEPTSALDPEMVREVLDVMVELAGEGMTMLCVTHEMGFAKEVADRVIFMDAGEIIEENNPHEFFTNPQSDRTINFLSQILHH; translated from the coding sequence ATGACTCAACAACAAGACTACATGATCCAAATTGAAGACATGAACAAGTGGTACGGAGAATTCCATGTACTGAAAAACATTAACTTAAAGGTGAAAAAAGGCGAAAAGATCGTGATTTGTGGCCCTTCTGGGTCTGGCAAATCAACCATGATTCGTTGTATCAACCACCTAGAAGAGCACCAAAAAGGTCGTATTAATGTCGCCGGTACAGAACTAACAGAAGATCTAAAAAACATTGAATCGATTCGTAAGCAAGTCGGCATGTGTTTTCAACACTTCAACCTCTTCCCTCACCTGACTGTGTTAGAAAACTGTACGCTAGCGCCTATTTGGGTAAAGAAAATGCCACAAGCGGAAGCTGAAAAAATTGCCATGAAGTACCTTGAGCGGGTAAAAATTCCAGATCAAGCGGATAAGTACCCTGGTCAATTATCAGGCGGACAGCAACAACGTGTAGCGATTGCTCGTTCGTTATGTATGAACCCGCAAGTGATGCTATTTGATGAACCTACGTCGGCACTCGACCCTGAAATGGTACGCGAAGTATTAGATGTTATGGTTGAATTAGCTGGCGAAGGCATGACAATGCTGTGTGTGACTCATGAAATGGGTTTCGCTAAAGAAGTTGCTGATCGTGTGATTTTTATGGATGCAGGAGAAATCATTGAGGAAAACAATCCTCATGAATTTTTCACCAATCCACAATCGGATCGCACCATTAACTTCTTGAGTCAGATACTGCATCATTAA
- a CDS encoding TusE/DsrC/DsvC family sulfur relay protein, with the protein MYQYNNQNIETDKEGYLLDHTQWEEGLVPVIAQEEGIELTNAHWEVIRFVRNFYLEFNTSPAVRMLVKAMEKEHGPEKGNSKYLFTLFRKGPAKQATKLAGLPKPAKCL; encoded by the coding sequence ATGTATCAATATAACAATCAAAATATCGAAACCGATAAAGAAGGCTATCTTTTGGACCACACTCAGTGGGAAGAAGGACTCGTGCCAGTGATCGCACAAGAAGAAGGCATTGAGTTAACCAATGCACATTGGGAAGTCATTCGTTTTGTGCGAAACTTTTACCTTGAATTTAATACCTCCCCCGCGGTACGCATGCTCGTTAAAGCGATGGAAAAAGAACACGGCCCAGAAAAAGGCAACAGCAAATACTTATTTACTCTCTTTCGCAAAGGCCCAGCTAAGCAAGCAACGAAGTTAGCGGGTTTACCCAAACCTGCGAAATGTTTATAA
- a CDS encoding DUF2750 domain-containing protein — translation MSKLTSDIQANLALFVQETQETKLVWGLKNEDGWLACDSSEFENSEVMPFWSAKEDAVMHNVEEWADFEVLEIPLDIFVEDWLITLAEDGVLIGTNWNAELEGKEVEPSDLAKMYL, via the coding sequence ATGTCAAAATTAACCTCAGACATCCAAGCAAACTTAGCGCTTTTTGTTCAAGAAACTCAAGAAACCAAGTTGGTTTGGGGTCTTAAAAATGAAGATGGCTGGTTAGCTTGTGATTCATCTGAATTTGAAAACAGTGAAGTTATGCCTTTTTGGTCAGCGAAAGAAGATGCTGTTATGCACAATGTTGAAGAATGGGCTGATTTCGAAGTGCTTGAAATTCCATTAGATATTTTTGTTGAAGATTGGTTGATCACACTCGCGGAAGATGGCGTATTGATTGGTACTAACTGGAATGCCGAACTTGAAGGCAAAGAAGTGGAACCAAGCGATCTGGCAAAAATGTACTTGTAA
- a CDS encoding amino acid ABC transporter substrate-binding protein — MQKSIKLLASAVAVSAAMMANSAFAGTLEDVQKAGELKCGVSTGLAGFSNPNAKGQWEGLDVEYCQALAAAVLGDKTKIKYVPLNAKERFTALQSGEVDVLSRNTTWTLQRDGSLGLNFVGTTYYDGQGFMVKKDLGVKSATELDGASVCVQSGTTTELNLADYFRLKGMSYKPVVFDTMDQTAKGFDSGRCDVLTSDQSQLYGLRLNLKDPSSAVVLPEIISKEPLGPVVRQGDDQWFNIAKWTLFAMINAEEYGITQKNVDEMKKSNDPNVKRILGLDGPKGEGLGLKDDWAYQIVKQVGNYGEMFERTVGQGSPLKVDRGVNKLWNAGGFQYAPPIR; from the coding sequence ATGCAAAAATCAATTAAGCTTCTCGCCTCTGCCGTTGCTGTTTCTGCAGCTATGATGGCTAACTCAGCTTTCGCAGGTACTCTTGAGGATGTACAAAAAGCCGGTGAACTTAAATGTGGTGTGAGTACTGGTCTTGCCGGTTTCTCAAACCCAAATGCTAAAGGCCAATGGGAAGGTCTTGATGTGGAATACTGTCAAGCACTTGCTGCTGCAGTATTAGGCGACAAAACAAAAATCAAATACGTTCCTTTGAACGCTAAAGAACGCTTTACTGCACTTCAATCAGGTGAGGTTGATGTTCTTTCTCGTAACACCACTTGGACACTGCAACGTGATGGCTCACTAGGTCTGAACTTTGTTGGTACTACTTACTACGATGGCCAAGGCTTCATGGTGAAAAAAGATCTGGGAGTGAAAAGTGCTACGGAACTTGATGGCGCATCTGTGTGTGTTCAATCCGGTACCACAACTGAGCTTAACCTAGCGGATTACTTCCGCCTAAAAGGCATGTCTTACAAGCCAGTGGTATTCGATACCATGGACCAAACGGCGAAAGGCTTCGACTCAGGTCGCTGTGACGTTCTAACCTCTGACCAATCTCAACTTTACGGACTTCGCTTGAACCTAAAAGATCCAAGCTCAGCTGTCGTTCTACCTGAAATCATTTCGAAAGAACCGCTAGGCCCTGTTGTGCGTCAAGGTGATGATCAATGGTTCAACATTGCTAAATGGACACTGTTTGCGATGATCAACGCAGAAGAATACGGCATTACGCAGAAGAACGTTGATGAGATGAAAAAGTCTAACGATCCAAACGTAAAACGTATTCTTGGTCTTGATGGCCCTAAAGGTGAAGGTCTTGGTCTAAAAGATGACTGGGCTTATCAAATTGTGAAACAAGTGGGTAACTATGGTGAAATGTTCGAACGTACAGTCGGACAAGGTTCACCACTTAAAGTTGACCGTGGTGTAAACAAGCTTTGGAATGCTGGTGGCTTCCAATACGCTCCACCAATTCGTTAA
- the queC gene encoding 7-cyano-7-deazaguanine synthase QueC, whose product MTSKAVVVFSGGQDSTTCLVKALKEYDEVHAITFDYGQRHKLEIEVAQGLSKKLGVSAHKVMDVGLLNELAISSLTRDDIPVSHELQDNGLPNSFVPGRNILFLTLAGIYAYQIGAQTVITGVCETDFSGYPDCRDEFVRSINQSLVLGMDRQFKIETPLMWLNKAETWALADHYQALDLVRNETLTCYNGVIGDGCGDCPACQLRQAGLQDYLKNREAVMASLKQKSTE is encoded by the coding sequence ATGACGTCAAAAGCGGTTGTAGTATTTAGCGGTGGGCAAGATTCAACCACTTGTTTAGTAAAAGCATTGAAAGAGTACGATGAAGTACACGCTATTACCTTTGATTATGGGCAACGTCACAAACTGGAAATTGAAGTCGCTCAAGGCTTATCAAAAAAACTAGGTGTTAGCGCTCATAAAGTCATGGATGTGGGGCTTTTGAATGAATTGGCGATCAGTTCTTTAACTCGCGATGATATTCCGGTCTCACATGAGTTACAAGACAACGGTTTACCGAATTCTTTCGTGCCAGGCAGAAATATTCTGTTTTTAACTTTAGCAGGTATCTATGCCTATCAGATTGGTGCTCAAACGGTGATTACTGGCGTATGCGAAACCGACTTTTCTGGCTATCCAGACTGTCGTGATGAGTTTGTGCGTTCTATAAACCAATCTTTAGTGTTGGGGATGGATCGCCAGTTTAAGATTGAAACACCATTAATGTGGCTAAACAAAGCGGAAACATGGGCCTTGGCGGACCACTATCAAGCGCTCGATTTGGTTAGGAATGAAACACTGACTTGCTACAACGGTGTGATCGGCGATGGCTGTGGCGATTGTCCTGCTTGCCAATTGCGTCAGGCAGGCTTACAAGATTATCTTAAAAATCGTGAAGCGGTAATGGCATCACTGAAGCAAAAATCAACCGAGTGA
- a CDS encoding amino acid ABC transporter permease gives MRKHQFQPSLPPPPNTVGVVGWLRKNLFSTPLNSLLTLVMAYLAITTIWSLVDWGIIHANWIGSTRDACTDTGACWVFISVRWDQFMFGFYPAEELWRPKLFYWTLAILVVLMAYEKTPKRSWIFIFFGSVYPILMAGLLEGSMFGLPVVDTHQWGGLLVTLILSTIGIVVSLPIGVVLALGRRSKMPIISKLSIAYIEIWRGVPLITVLFMASVMLPLFFAEGVQTDKLIRALIGVVMFYSAYMAEVVRGGLQAIPKGQYEAADSLGLSYWQKMGLIVLPQALKITIPSIVNNFLSLLKDTSLVLIIGMYDVLGIGQAANNDPDWLGFSTESYVFVGLVFWIFCFGISRYSIYLENKLHTGHKR, from the coding sequence ATGAGAAAGCACCAATTTCAACCAAGCCTGCCACCACCGCCAAATACTGTAGGTGTTGTTGGTTGGTTACGTAAAAACTTATTCAGCACCCCATTAAATAGCCTGCTGACTTTAGTTATGGCTTACCTCGCGATCACGACTATTTGGTCATTAGTCGATTGGGGCATTATTCACGCCAATTGGATTGGTTCAACAAGAGATGCTTGTACGGATACCGGCGCTTGCTGGGTATTTATCAGTGTTCGCTGGGATCAGTTCATGTTTGGGTTCTACCCTGCTGAAGAACTTTGGCGTCCAAAACTTTTCTACTGGACTCTAGCCATTTTAGTTGTCCTTATGGCTTATGAAAAGACACCGAAAAGAAGCTGGATTTTTATCTTCTTTGGTAGTGTTTATCCAATCTTAATGGCGGGATTACTTGAAGGTTCGATGTTTGGCCTACCAGTAGTAGATACCCACCAATGGGGCGGCCTACTGGTTACCCTGATCTTATCAACCATCGGGATTGTCGTTTCATTACCTATCGGTGTTGTACTGGCATTAGGACGCCGTTCCAAAATGCCGATTATTAGTAAACTGAGTATCGCCTACATTGAAATTTGGCGTGGTGTGCCATTAATCACGGTACTTTTCATGGCATCGGTGATGCTGCCACTTTTCTTCGCTGAAGGGGTGCAAACTGACAAGTTAATTCGCGCATTAATCGGTGTAGTCATGTTCTATTCCGCTTACATGGCCGAAGTCGTTCGTGGTGGTTTACAAGCGATTCCTAAAGGTCAATATGAAGCCGCTGACTCGTTAGGGCTTTCCTATTGGCAAAAAATGGGACTGATTGTGCTACCACAGGCATTAAAGATCACGATTCCTTCTATCGTAAACAACTTCTTGTCATTGCTAAAAGATACCAGCTTAGTGTTGATTATCGGTATGTATGACGTATTAGGTATTGGACAAGCCGCCAACAACGACCCGGATTGGCTAGGTTTTTCAACCGAAAGTTATGTGTTTGTTGGGTTAGTTTTCTGGATTTTCTGTTTCGGGATCTCTCGTTACTCAATCTACCTAGAAAACAAACTCCACACTGGCCATAAACGTTAA
- a CDS encoding Bax inhibitor-1/YccA family protein, whose protein sequence is MNSPLTSRSARSESVVQTNRVLRNTYFLLSMTLLWSAVVAGVSMAFNLPRPGLILMLVGFYGLLFLTEKNRNSGLGLVFAFLFTGFLGYSLGPILNMYVGAGMGDVIVTALGGTALSFMAASAYALTTKRDLSVLNGVMMAGAIVLIVGMIASFFIQMPMFHLALSAMFILFSTGAILLTTQSIVRGGETNYISATITLYVSIYNIFISLLSILGANRD, encoded by the coding sequence ATGAACAGTCCACTAACATCACGCTCAGCAAGAAGCGAAAGCGTTGTACAAACAAACCGAGTGTTACGTAACACCTATTTCTTACTGTCCATGACACTACTATGGTCAGCAGTAGTGGCTGGCGTTTCTATGGCATTCAACCTACCTCGTCCAGGTCTTATCCTGATGTTAGTAGGTTTTTATGGCTTATTATTCTTAACCGAAAAGAACCGCAATTCTGGATTAGGCCTAGTATTCGCCTTCCTATTTACTGGTTTCTTAGGTTATAGCCTTGGCCCAATTCTCAACATGTATGTTGGTGCGGGCATGGGCGATGTGATAGTGACAGCTCTAGGTGGTACCGCATTGTCTTTCATGGCAGCGTCTGCTTACGCTCTTACTACTAAGCGTGACCTTTCAGTATTAAATGGCGTAATGATGGCAGGTGCCATTGTTCTGATCGTTGGTATGATTGCGAGCTTCTTTATCCAGATGCCGATGTTCCACCTAGCATTAAGTGCGATGTTTATCCTGTTCTCAACAGGTGCTATTTTACTGACAACGCAAAGCATTGTTCGCGGTGGTGAAACCAATTATATCTCTGCAACAATCACGCTTTATGTGTCGATTTACAATATCTTCATTAGCCTACTAAGCATCTTAGGTGCTAACAGAGATTAA
- a CDS encoding bifunctional NUDIX hydrolase/phosphatase PAP2 family protein, with amino-acid sequence MSSACAIASSNEVSTVHALSSATSNQLELNKNLKGALCYIQADDQVVFVDEVISKKLSLPGGTIEQGEDPAKTAEREVWEETGLVVHAKDVLTQTETAVVFHCEPASGVIAFAATNQQGFHVLPAWFAPDFAIEIKQVLLGYPEIIDKAQYRYPDQFAQQVLGHKVVNAPIQYIQSAEAAAPAVHRSELPIIESMQYYLTSNNHNDSNVMHYALSAFNILSSLFGVLFLLPILLYFMGGNALNRMIFLGVMTATICLLIQLGLQYPRPYIYLPSLQMTDAIGFSTPSIRSALAVVLIGYFYRVWKQQEDRSIKGALLFFIALMLFQGMASVVLGEQFISDVLFGYVIGLFGLWHFIRMEGTLVRRKLDIFDYPALWLVMALVSAVLTLIFSSIQMANITAVSLAMAGVHSVLRSSKIEQRSHMFIKLLICWTIGAVLIEGEMEWFSHFTGVSSSLNYFMQSGLWFVLSYIIIRISCIEFKTKEKTK; translated from the coding sequence GTGTCGTCAGCATGCGCTATTGCATCATCAAATGAGGTATCTACTGTTCATGCTCTAAGTTCAGCTACGAGCAATCAGCTAGAACTCAATAAGAATCTAAAAGGCGCATTGTGTTATATACAAGCTGATGATCAAGTTGTATTTGTTGATGAAGTCATCTCTAAAAAACTGTCTTTACCCGGTGGGACGATAGAGCAAGGGGAAGACCCAGCTAAAACTGCTGAGCGAGAAGTATGGGAGGAAACTGGCTTAGTCGTTCATGCGAAAGATGTGTTAACTCAAACCGAGACAGCTGTGGTTTTCCATTGTGAGCCCGCTTCTGGAGTGATTGCGTTTGCGGCGACGAATCAACAGGGTTTTCATGTACTGCCAGCTTGGTTTGCCCCAGATTTCGCGATTGAAATTAAACAAGTTTTGTTAGGGTACCCAGAAATAATAGATAAGGCGCAGTATCGTTACCCAGACCAATTTGCACAGCAGGTGTTAGGACATAAGGTGGTTAACGCACCTATACAATATATTCAGTCAGCAGAGGCGGCTGCGCCAGCAGTACATCGAAGTGAGCTTCCTATTATTGAATCGATGCAATATTACCTGACATCCAATAACCATAACGATAGTAACGTTATGCATTATGCTTTATCTGCATTTAACATATTATCAAGTTTGTTTGGAGTACTGTTTCTTCTGCCTATATTGCTCTATTTCATGGGTGGGAATGCCTTAAATCGAATGATTTTCTTAGGCGTAATGACGGCGACAATTTGTTTACTGATTCAGCTTGGGTTGCAATATCCACGACCATATATTTATTTGCCAAGTTTACAAATGACCGATGCGATAGGTTTTAGCACTCCGAGTATCCGTTCTGCTCTGGCTGTGGTGTTAATTGGGTATTTCTATCGAGTCTGGAAGCAGCAGGAAGACAGATCTATCAAAGGTGCGCTTCTTTTCTTTATTGCCTTGATGCTGTTTCAAGGTATGGCCAGCGTGGTTTTAGGTGAACAATTTATTTCAGATGTATTGTTTGGCTATGTGATTGGTTTATTTGGTTTATGGCACTTTATCCGAATGGAGGGCACTTTAGTCCGCCGTAAGCTTGATATTTTTGACTACCCGGCTTTATGGTTAGTTATGGCTCTAGTGAGCGCTGTATTGACATTGATATTCAGCTCTATACAAATGGCGAACATTACTGCTGTTTCATTAGCGATGGCAGGTGTTCACTCAGTGTTAAGATCATCAAAGATTGAACAGCGTTCACACATGTTCATAAAGCTGCTGATTTGTTGGACAATCGGAGCAGTGCTGATTGAAGGGGAGATGGAGTGGTTCAGCCATTTTACAGGCGTTTCATCAAGCTTGAACTATTTTATGCAAAGTGGTCTTTGGTTTGTGTTGTCTTATATAATTATTCGAATTAGTTGTATTGAATTTAAAACAAAAGAGAAAACGAAATGA
- a CDS encoding class I SAM-dependent methyltransferase: MSSLNQASSANTASSSNSAPSTTTETSSIYLVKGREKSLLRRHPWIFSRGIQKVEGKPQLGETVDVYSNQGQWLAKAAFSPQSQIRARVWSFEKEEINTAFFVKRLTDAQNMREAIIKRDGLTGYRLIAGESDGLPGITIDRYQDFLVCQLLSAGAEAKRDELIEALKQVFPTCSIYERSDVSVRKKEGLKERQGVLHGDTPPEVVVIEENGVKIQVDIQSGHKTGFYLDQRDSRQQAMKYVGGKSVLNCFSYTGGFGLYALKGNAAHVINADVSQPALDNAKANAELNGFDVTKAEFLNADVFKLLREYRDNGTKFDVVIMDPPKFAESKAQLNGACRGYKDINMLAMQILKPGGTLLTYSCSGLMEQNLFQKILADAALDAGRKVQFIERFSQAADHPVDSAYPEGFYLKGFACHVL, from the coding sequence ATGTCTTCTTTAAACCAAGCGTCTTCTGCAAATACAGCGTCGTCTTCAAACTCAGCCCCTTCTACCACTACTGAAACTTCATCAATTTACCTAGTAAAAGGCAGAGAAAAATCGTTATTACGTCGCCACCCTTGGATTTTTTCTCGCGGTATTCAAAAAGTTGAAGGAAAACCTCAACTTGGTGAAACGGTAGATGTTTACTCAAATCAAGGCCAGTGGCTAGCCAAAGCGGCATTTTCGCCACAATCGCAAATTCGTGCCCGAGTGTGGAGCTTTGAAAAAGAAGAGATCAATACTGCGTTTTTTGTTAAGCGCCTTACTGATGCACAAAATATGCGTGAAGCCATAATTAAACGCGATGGATTAACCGGTTATCGTTTGATTGCAGGTGAATCTGACGGTCTTCCTGGTATTACTATCGACCGCTATCAAGATTTCTTAGTCTGCCAATTACTCAGTGCAGGTGCTGAAGCCAAACGTGATGAACTAATCGAAGCCTTAAAACAAGTTTTCCCAACTTGTAGCATTTATGAACGTTCTGATGTGTCTGTGCGTAAGAAAGAAGGCTTAAAAGAGCGTCAAGGTGTGTTACATGGTGATACTCCACCAGAGGTTGTTGTTATTGAAGAAAATGGCGTGAAGATCCAAGTTGATATTCAATCAGGCCACAAAACTGGATTTTATTTAGATCAACGTGATAGCCGCCAACAAGCGATGAAATACGTGGGCGGTAAATCGGTTTTAAACTGTTTTTCATATACCGGTGGTTTTGGTCTTTATGCATTAAAAGGCAACGCTGCTCACGTAATCAATGCTGATGTCTCTCAACCCGCACTTGATAATGCAAAAGCCAATGCTGAATTAAATGGGTTTGATGTCACTAAAGCTGAATTTTTAAACGCTGACGTATTCAAACTGCTGCGAGAGTACCGTGACAATGGCACGAAATTCGACGTTGTGATCATGGACCCGCCAAAGTTTGCAGAGTCTAAAGCACAACTCAATGGCGCTTGCCGCGGCTACAAAGACATTAATATGCTGGCAATGCAAATCCTAAAACCTGGTGGTACATTATTAACGTATTCGTGTTCAGGTTTAATGGAACAGAATTTATTCCAGAAAATCCTAGCTGATGCAGCCTTGGACGCTGGCCGTAAAGTGCAATTTATTGAACGTTTCAGTCAAGCTGCCGATCACCCTGTCGACAGTGCTTATCCGGAAGGTTTTTATCTTAAAGGTTTTGCCTGTCACGTTCTATAA
- a CDS encoding amino acid ABC transporter permease: MKPIESEKSNSPETSEAKSSVSHLLYNPRFRSIAFQLITVAVLGYFFYVIVTNTIANLNDRGISTGFGFLDRQAGFGISLSLIEYDESYSFGRTFFVGLLNTVLVSILGIILATILGFSVGIARLSSNWMVNRLAAVFIEIVRNVPPLLQILFWYFAVLQALPSARQSLSLGEAIFLNIRGLYIPKPVFEAGSWLIGAALIIGAILSVGVYIWAKNKQKVTGVQTPVGRIVLGLCIGLPLVAYFLTGMPISADYPELKGFNFQGGITVLPELFALWIALGIFTSAFIAEIVRSGINAVNHGQTEAALALGLPKSKTLKLVVIPQAMRIIIPPLTSEYLNLTKNSSLAMAIGYPDLVSVFAGTTLNQTGQAIEIIFMTMGVYLGLSLLTSWLMNIYNRKVALVER; encoded by the coding sequence ATGAAACCGATTGAATCCGAAAAGAGCAACAGCCCTGAAACTTCTGAGGCTAAAAGCTCTGTTTCTCACCTGCTCTATAATCCAAGATTCCGCTCTATTGCTTTTCAGTTAATTACTGTGGCCGTTTTGGGTTATTTCTTTTATGTCATAGTGACGAATACTATTGCCAACCTAAACGATCGTGGTATCTCCACTGGTTTTGGTTTTCTTGATAGACAAGCTGGCTTTGGTATTAGTTTAAGTTTAATCGAATACGATGAAAGCTACTCCTTTGGGCGAACTTTCTTCGTTGGCTTACTGAATACCGTACTGGTCTCCATCTTGGGGATCATTCTTGCCACGATTTTAGGTTTCTCAGTCGGCATTGCTCGTCTATCATCTAACTGGATGGTGAATCGCTTAGCCGCTGTTTTTATTGAGATTGTGCGTAACGTTCCACCTTTACTGCAAATTCTATTTTGGTATTTTGCGGTTTTACAAGCCCTCCCTTCAGCAAGACAAAGCCTAAGTTTAGGCGAAGCCATCTTCCTTAATATTCGTGGTTTATACATACCAAAACCGGTATTTGAAGCAGGTAGTTGGCTGATCGGTGCGGCTTTGATTATCGGCGCAATATTAAGTGTTGGCGTATATATTTGGGCTAAAAACAAACAAAAAGTAACCGGTGTACAGACACCCGTTGGCCGCATTGTTTTAGGCTTATGTATCGGTCTACCCCTCGTCGCTTATTTCCTGACTGGAATGCCTATTTCGGCAGACTACCCAGAATTAAAAGGATTTAATTTCCAAGGCGGTATTACGGTGTTACCGGAGCTGTTCGCGCTTTGGATTGCTCTTGGGATTTTTACTTCAGCCTTTATTGCAGAGATCGTCCGCTCAGGGATTAATGCGGTTAACCATGGGCAAACCGAAGCCGCATTAGCGCTAGGCTTACCAAAATCCAAAACACTGAAACTGGTCGTGATTCCACAAGCGATGCGAATCATTATCCCGCCTCTGACTAGTGAGTATCTCAACTTAACGAAAAACTCCTCGTTGGCAATGGCTATCGGGTATCCCGATCTCGTTTCTGTGTTTGCAGGTACAACCCTAAACCAAACCGGACAAGCCATCGAAATCATCTTTATGACCATGGGCGTATATCTCGGTTTGAGCTTACTCACATCATGGTTAATGAACATCTATAACCGCAAAGTTGCGTTAGTAGAAAGATAA
- the yccX gene encoding acylphosphatase, whose translation MAEIGRMFIVSGRVQGVGFRYQTAHHALTMGLTGHAKNLNNGDVEVLACGSEQKVEEFHQWLHQGPRTAYVESVQEVETSLFAPRDFAIL comes from the coding sequence ATGGCAGAAATTGGCAGAATGTTTATCGTGTCAGGTCGAGTGCAAGGTGTGGGCTTTCGCTACCAAACGGCGCATCACGCGTTAACGATGGGGCTGACTGGTCATGCAAAGAATCTCAATAACGGTGACGTCGAGGTATTAGCTTGTGGCAGTGAGCAAAAGGTAGAAGAATTTCATCAATGGTTGCATCAAGGCCCAAGAACGGCCTATGTCGAGTCCGTTCAAGAGGTTGAAACCAGTCTATTCGCACCGAGAGATTTTGCGATTTTATAA